One Delphinus delphis chromosome 3, mDelDel1.2, whole genome shotgun sequence genomic region harbors:
- the CRHBP gene encoding corticotropin-releasing factor-binding protein isoform X2 produces MAPTFKLQCHFILICLMALRGESRYLELREAVDYDPFLLFSANLKRELPGEQLYRRAMRCLDMLSLQGQFTFTADRPQLHCAAFFIAEPEEFITIHYELVSIDCESGDFLKVFDGWILKGEKFPSSQDHPLPMTERYIDFCESGLSRRSIRSSQNVAMIFFRVHEPGNGFTLTIKTDPNLFPCNVISQTPNGRFTLVVPHKHRNCSFSIIYPVVIKISDLTLGHLNGLQLKKSSAGCVGIGDFVELLGGTGLDPSKMMPLADLCYPFHGPAQMKIGCDNTVLRMVSSGKHVNRVTFEYRQLEPYELENPNGNSIQEFCLSTL; encoded by the exons ATGGCTCCCACTTTCAAACTTCAGTGTCACTTCATTCTGATCTGCCTGATGGCTCTAAGAGGGGAGAGCCGGTACCTGGAG CTGCGGGAAGCTGTGGACTACGACCCTTTCCTACTCTTCAGCGCCAACCTGAAGCGGGAGCTGCCGGGGGAGCAGCTGTACCGCCGCGCTATGC ggtGCCTGGACATGCTGAGCCTCCAGGGCCAGTTCACCTTCACCGCCGACCGGCCTCAGCTGCACTGCGCCGCCTTCTTCATCGCAGAGCCCGAGGAGTTTATCACCATCCACTACGAACTGGTCTCCATCGACTGTGAGAGCGGGGACTTCCTGAAG GTATTTGATGGTTGGATTCTCAAGGGGGAGAAGTTCCCCAGTTCCCAGGATCACCCTCTCCCCATGACTGAGCGGTACATAGATTTCTGTGAGAGTGGTCTTAGCAGAAGGAGCATCAGATCCTCCCAGAACGTGGCCATGATCTTCTTCCGGGTCCATGAACCAGGAAATGGGTTCACATTAACCATAAAGACAGATCCTAACCTCTTTC CCTGCAATGTCATCTCCCAGACCCCAAATGGAAGGTTTACTCTGGTCGTGCCACATAAGCATCGCAACTGCAGCTTCTCCATCATTTATCCTGTGGTGATCAAAATATCTGATCTCACCCTGGGACACTTAAATGGTCTGCAATTAAAG AAGTCCTCAGCAGGTTGTGTGGGAATAGGAGATTTTGTGGAGCTGCTGGGAGGAACTGGACTCGACCCTTCCAAGATGATGCCTTTAGCTGATCTCTGCTATCCTTTTCACGGCCCTG CCCAGATGAAAATTGGCTGTGACAACACGGTGTTGCGCATGGTCTCCAGTGGAAAACATGTAAATCGTGTGACTTTTGAATACCGCCAGCTGGAACCATACGAACTGGAAAACCCGAATGGAAACAGTATCCAGGAATTCTGTTTGTCTACTCTTTGA
- the CRHBP gene encoding corticotropin-releasing factor-binding protein isoform X1 — translation MAPTFKLQCHFILICLMALRGESRYLEVSDYPVDPSHLPVLREAVDYDPFLLFSANLKRELPGEQLYRRAMRCLDMLSLQGQFTFTADRPQLHCAAFFIAEPEEFITIHYELVSIDCESGDFLKVFDGWILKGEKFPSSQDHPLPMTERYIDFCESGLSRRSIRSSQNVAMIFFRVHEPGNGFTLTIKTDPNLFPCNVISQTPNGRFTLVVPHKHRNCSFSIIYPVVIKISDLTLGHLNGLQLKKSSAGCVGIGDFVELLGGTGLDPSKMMPLADLCYPFHGPAQMKIGCDNTVLRMVSSGKHVNRVTFEYRQLEPYELENPNGNSIQEFCLSTL, via the exons ATGGCTCCCACTTTCAAACTTCAGTGTCACTTCATTCTGATCTGCCTGATGGCTCTAAGAGGGGAGAGCCGGTACCTGGAGGTGAGCGATTACCCGGTTGACCCATCACACCTTCCTGTG CTGCGGGAAGCTGTGGACTACGACCCTTTCCTACTCTTCAGCGCCAACCTGAAGCGGGAGCTGCCGGGGGAGCAGCTGTACCGCCGCGCTATGC ggtGCCTGGACATGCTGAGCCTCCAGGGCCAGTTCACCTTCACCGCCGACCGGCCTCAGCTGCACTGCGCCGCCTTCTTCATCGCAGAGCCCGAGGAGTTTATCACCATCCACTACGAACTGGTCTCCATCGACTGTGAGAGCGGGGACTTCCTGAAG GTATTTGATGGTTGGATTCTCAAGGGGGAGAAGTTCCCCAGTTCCCAGGATCACCCTCTCCCCATGACTGAGCGGTACATAGATTTCTGTGAGAGTGGTCTTAGCAGAAGGAGCATCAGATCCTCCCAGAACGTGGCCATGATCTTCTTCCGGGTCCATGAACCAGGAAATGGGTTCACATTAACCATAAAGACAGATCCTAACCTCTTTC CCTGCAATGTCATCTCCCAGACCCCAAATGGAAGGTTTACTCTGGTCGTGCCACATAAGCATCGCAACTGCAGCTTCTCCATCATTTATCCTGTGGTGATCAAAATATCTGATCTCACCCTGGGACACTTAAATGGTCTGCAATTAAAG AAGTCCTCAGCAGGTTGTGTGGGAATAGGAGATTTTGTGGAGCTGCTGGGAGGAACTGGACTCGACCCTTCCAAGATGATGCCTTTAGCTGATCTCTGCTATCCTTTTCACGGCCCTG CCCAGATGAAAATTGGCTGTGACAACACGGTGTTGCGCATGGTCTCCAGTGGAAAACATGTAAATCGTGTGACTTTTGAATACCGCCAGCTGGAACCATACGAACTGGAAAACCCGAATGGAAACAGTATCCAGGAATTCTGTTTGTCTACTCTTTGA